The Malus domestica chromosome 10, GDT2T_hap1 genome contains a region encoding:
- the LOC103419714 gene encoding protein TIFY 5A-like, which produces MRRNCNLELQLCFPGANETQQQEQQQQMTIFYNGIACVRDVTELQARSIIFLANKEMEERVKSPLTPSGSSEPPTPTVMSPLCSPVAGMSMKRSLQRFLQKRKHRTQATSPYHH; this is translated from the exons ATGAGGAGGAACtgcaatttggagcttcagTTATGTTTTCCAGGTGCTAATGAAACCCAGCAACAAGAACAGCAGCAGCAGATGACCATATTTTACAACGGAATAGCGTGCGTTCGTGATGTTACAGAGCTTCAG GCCAGATCCATCATTTTTCTTGCAAACAAAGAAATGGAAGAAAGGGTGAAGAGTCCACTTACTCCAAGTGGATCATCAGAACCACCTACACCAACTGTGATGTCTCCGCTGTGTAGCCCCGTTGCCGGTATGTCTATGAAGAGATCACTCCAAAGGTTTTTGCAGAAGAGAAAGCATCGGACTCAAGCAACATCTCCGTACCATCACTAG